The sequence below is a genomic window from Planctomycetota bacterium.
CCGCTTCCCGGTTGACTTCATCCGCGACGAGCACAACAACATCCTCTATGCGCCGCTGTACGACCCAAAGACCCGCGAGATGCTGGCCGAACCGCGGGCCGTCCCGGGCACCAACAACATAGTCTTCGTGGCCCGCGTGCGCATCTTCCTGCGGGACTCAAAGTACAAGGCCCGCGGCACCATCGAAGCCAAACGCGCCGTCTGGAACCCCAAGAAGTGCGGATGGGACCTGACGGGCGGGATCAAACTGCCGCCCACCGAGGAAGCCGGCGCCCCGGACCGCCTCCCCGCCGGTCCCGAGGGCGACCCTTACCCCTTCTATGCCACGAACGTCGGGCCCGAGGAAATCCTGCGCCACCGCGCCAGCGACTTCCACCGCTACATGGGATACGGAGAACTCAAGACCCTCGCGGACGATCCGATGCGAGGCAACCGCCGGCAACTCCAGGTCGCCATGCACCAACACGTGACGATGCCCATCCTGAACCTCCTGGTCCTTCTGTTGGGCCTCCCGTTCGTCGCCGGACGCGAGGAACGCAACTACTTCGCCAGCATCGGCATCGCGGTGGTTCTGTTCATCGGCGTGTACGTCCTCTCGTTCGTTTCGACGGCCTTCGGCAACGCCGGCCACCTCAGCCCGCTCCAGGCCGCGTGGCTCCCCATCTTCGTGGTGCTGCCGGCCAGCATCCTCTCAATGGAATCCCTGCGCACCTAGTACTACTACGCCGTTTTCTTCAACCCCGGCGCGCCGGGGCCGAGAACGCAGAGGACTGCAAAGATAGGGGAACGGCAAACAACATGCTTTGTGAGCCGCTGGTGGAAATTGCCTTGCTGTTGTTACTCCATCCTCCCTCTGCGTTCTCTGCGCTCTCTGCGTTGAGATAGCGTTGTAGAACTAGGGGCCGAGAAGCCGCCCCAGCAGCGACGCGTGCCACGCCGACGACGCCGCCCCGCTCCGGAACATCCATCCCAGCCGGACGGCCCACAGGATGAGCGCCGCCCCCGCGATGAACGGAAGCGACCACGTCAGGACACGGGCGGCAACGTTCAACCACGCCCGGTCGGCCAGAAAAATGCCCGCCGAACGGACCCACACGACGCCGAAGAGGACGAAGACGAGCGGCCCGAGGGGATGTTCCTCGAACGCTTCACCGACCGCCCCGCGCCCCATGGCGTAGAACGCCCGCGTCAGACCGCACGTGGGGCACGGGAGGCCCGTCGCCCGGCGAAGCATACAGATGGAACCCGCGGGGTCGTCGTCGGGCGCCCCGGAGTCCCAGAACCCGATCTGGAGGATGCTGACCGCAAACGCCGCCGTCAGCAGGGCCGCAACGATGCCGTGAAAAATCCGGTCGGCGGTCGGCACGGTGCGGCTCGCGCGCTCCACCATCGCCGGACCCTTACGAGTACGCCGGCGGCTGGATGTCGGTCGGCGGAATCGGCCCGCCTTCGATGACCGGTCCGCCCGCAGCGATCGGCTGAACCAGCGGCCGACCCGTCCACGAACGGTACAGGTAGACAAGGGCGCTGCCGAACCAGAGCATGGCGATCGGTGCGGTGAAGAAAATGCCGATGTAGCAGGCGATTATCCCCAGCGAGAAAAGCCACCCGATGAGCCAGCCCAGCACCCCGAAACCCAGAACCGACCAGAAACGCTCGCGGACCATCCGCATAGACATCTTGGCGGCTTCCCACCCCGACTGCGGGCAATCCCAGACGGCAAGCGGGGCAAAAATGAAAAACAGTAAGAACACATTCACCAAAATGGAGACAATGTTGACAACCACCATGAACGGAATAAAAACGCTCAAGAATGCTTCCACGTCCATAGGCTTATCCGAACCGGCGGACATAAAGATCGGAAGCACCAAGACGAAATACGCCACCATGTAGATAATTCCCAGAACAAACCACACGCCGAGAACGGGGAGGAGCGACACGATGGACTGAGCGAAACGTTGCTTGAACCCTTCGAACAAGCCGCCGACGCCCAACGCGCGGCCATCGATTCGCTGCATCAGCACGTACAGGAACCCCGCCGCCAGCGGCGGCCCCGCAATGAACTGGCCGAACGGCACAAACCCGGAGGCCATCAGAAGAAGCAGAAACACAAACGCCAGCAGCCAGTGCTGCCAGAAGTCCTTCTTCATAAACCGCCAACCCAGACGATAGGCATCGATCACGCCCAGGCGCCCCTCACCGGGCAGACCTTGCCGCATCTCCCATGACGTGTCTTGACTCATCGCCGTCTCCTTGCTGCGTTCCGAAAGAAACCCGACGTGCCACCCTTCTGCCGCTCACAAGCGGCACCGCGAGACTACACCCACTCACCGTAGGCGTCAACGAGTTTCCGCGTCCCTCCGCCCTGTGGGCGCGCCAGGATTTTCTGGCACCTGCCGAAGGCGCAACACATGCCTCGTGTGGCACGGCCGGTCTCGTCCGGCCGTGCGGGGCGCACGGCGGGGCAAGGCCCGCCGTGCCACACAGATTTGAAAGCGGCCTCGACAAGGCGCCACGAAATGCGGCCACCTCCTCTGCCCCCCGGCGGTATAATGGTCGCCGATGAAAACGGATGACCCGAGCAAGT
It includes:
- a CDS encoding DUF2752 domain-containing protein, with product MVERASRTVPTADRIFHGIVAALLTAAFAVSILQIGFWDSGAPDDDPAGSICMLRRATGLPCPTCGLTRAFYAMGRGAVGEAFEEHPLGPLVFVLFGVVWVRSAGIFLADRAWLNVAARVLTWSLPFIAGAALILWAVRLGWMFRSGAASSAWHASLLGRLLGP
- a CDS encoding LptF/LptG family permease — protein: MKILDRYIVRTYVFSLVIVFAALMGLAVILDQFFNVNEFFKSAGGAQPAGFWTILGNMANYYFYKTFEFFQWLAAPSLLVAAAAALVRLNRGRELTGIKAAGVSLYRVMWPMILVALAVDAFYIVNQEGIIPGIAAQLARDPDDLTLQDRFPVDFIRDEHNNILYAPLYDPKTREMLAEPRAVPGTNNIVFVARVRIFLRDSKYKARGTIEAKRAVWNPKKCGWDLTGGIKLPPTEEAGAPDRLPAGPEGDPYPFYATNVGPEEILRHRASDFHRYMGYGELKTLADDPMRGNRRQLQVAMHQHVTMPILNLLVLLLGLPFVAGREERNYFASIGIAVVLFIGVYVLSFVSTAFGNAGHLSPLQAAWLPIFVVLPASILSMESLRT